Genomic DNA from Anguilla anguilla isolate fAngAng1 chromosome 17, fAngAng1.pri, whole genome shotgun sequence:
ccactGACACTCTCATTGGAGGcaaacattttcaacaaaaattaGTGTTGTGTGGGCCTAGCTAATAAAAGTGGTGTGGTTTTTAAACCAATAACtgcacaaagaacaaaaaagaaaagaaaaaagaagactCTTGATCTTGAAAGAACACGTCCAGCATTAAAATGGATCGGATTTGCTATAATGTAGTTGTAGCtgtctaaatgtatttttacaaagtttgtaaaatgaaaattgatctataaagctctttaaaaaatgtgaagttGCGTTCATGTGGTGTAATGACTTGCCTCAGTTGTTCAGAGATTTGGacgtgtgtgttgtttttgcaaTAATTGACAATCGTCCTAACCAAGATggatttaataataaatactaatttagatttttaatttgcaaaaatatgcattttcaagttttttaaaCCCAGAAGTTGTAGTAACTTGTATTCACTTAgaaattcaacaaaacatgcaatttgaccAGGGGTGATAAAACATTTGCATCCCACTGTACATGCTAAATACAAATGGATGCTGAGGAAACCAGTTTTAAACAATTCAAAAACCAgtattcaattaacatttggaagaaataaagttaTTGCTTTTAACAACCAGTCAAAGTTAAAAACAAGTGTTGATTGGAGCCCAGTCAAGGCAAATAAAACCCGAATTGTGTTTTAATGTCTTACAACACAAAATGATAAAACTTGGATAAATGCTTTCAGTAACTTGAAACAATTGGCTGGAAAGACATTCAACAGTTCTGTGCTCAAACTTGAGCTTTTGATTTAAGTTCATAATTTCTGTATggctgattttttatttatgttgtatattttttattgttgaatatttttttattatttattttattttacattttttgcttcCGTTTTTAGCATTttctatatatttaaaatattttttgccaaaGGCGTTAAACTTCTTCAAACGATGTTATGGATGCAAGGGCAGGTTCACCACAATATgaccttaaaaaaaattcaacattcaAGGGGGATATCAGACGTCCGTGAAGGGTAGGTGTAGTTACTGCACGAGTATGTCCAGAACAAGGCCAAAGTTTGTACGTGAAATAGCGgaaccatttatacagcagtatATTGATGACGACTGAGAAAATACCTTGGTCTGGATTACAGGCTAAACAATGTTTTCTGAACAACAATGCTTGGTTCAGCAAACGTTGATATGTAACGGCGTTGAAATACCAGCAAAGATGTCCGCTGTGCTTTACTACCAAAAAAGAAACTCCTACTTAAAAGTCTCACATGGGTATTTTATAAGTCTTTTACTCTTTCGTGTTTTCACACGGGGGTTCTGTGAATAATCAGCCAACAATTTTAAAGTGTGTGACATGTTTGATAGTTTTAAAAGGCAAATCATGTGGAAGAAGCACTTTTTACAGTTACGTTTCCGTGACAAGTGGTTATGTTTTGTATAAGCTGGGGAAAATGCGGCAATATTGTTCAGGATATAGAAGTTAATTTGTTGGTGCAAGGACTGTTGTTGAACATTCCAGGCGTTTTTCGTTCGTAAAATGACTGCGCGGTGTGTTATTTTATCAATATTGGcgaaaagaaaacacagtgaAGTGAGTTTTCAGGAGCCGAGAGACGCTGTGCTGGGCTGGTTGAGTCTATACGGTCCTCATGTAGCATTTAAGTCCAGCCCCCTGACGTACGAGCAGCTGAAACGGAACATTATCTTTGACTGTTCGTGTGAGAAGAGCGAATCTAACGACAAAGAAATGGCAGAAGTTGCTCCAGCCCCAGCTGCAGCCGCCCCGGCTAAGGCTCCCAAGAAGAAAGCCGCAAGCAAGCCCAAGAAAGCGGGGCCGAGCGTTGGAGAGTTGATCGTGAAGGCAGTTTCTGCTTCTAAGGAGAGAAACGGAGTCTCTCTGGCTGCCTTGAAGAAGGCTCTGGTCGCCGGTGGCTACGACGTAGAGAAGAACAACTCCCGTGTAAAGATTGCAGTCAGGAGTCTGGTGACCAAGGGTACCTTGCTTCAGACTAAAGGAACCGGTGCCTCTGGCTCATTTAAACTCAACAAAACCCAGCCTGCTGCGAAGAAGCCCGCCAAGAAAGCGGCTCCTAAAGCTAAGAAGCCAGCTGTGGCCAAGAAGGCAGTAGCGAAGAAGCCTGCGGCCAAAAAGTCGCCAAAGAAGAAGCCCGCTGCAGCTAAGGTGAAGAAGAGCCCTAAGAAAGCCAAGAAGCCGAAAGCAGTGGCTAAAAAGCCGGCTAAGAGTCCGAAAAAAACCAAGAAGCCGGCAGCCGCAGCAAAGAAGGCGACCAAGAGTCCTAAGAAGGCAAAAGCGGTGAAGCCAAAAGTTGCCAAACCCAAGAGCGTCAAAGCCAAGAAAGCGGCTCCCAAGAAGAAGTGAGCGCGTATACTGTAAGCTAATTTCATAAGCAtcaaaggctcttttaagagccacccACAACTTCTTGAAAGTGCAAGTTCTTTCCATTTTAGGGGAACAAGGACACAATTATTGCAATGGAGCCAAACACAATCCTTCCCTGGCAAAAATAGTCCGAAGCAAAATGGATGATAGAAACCCCACTGCCCACCAAGTTCCAGATACATCAGCCCATctcaaaacaaatgtaatctGAAGGCCTATCTGTGCCATCCACATCACACTTTTTAGAGctgcatatttttgcatttgttttcaatctatgaatgttttcaatgttttattttcttacatttcaCATGTATCTAATTTGATTTCATATTACTACAAACACTCAAAAACGtttaatgtgatttttgttttatatttttatccaaatttacatcattttgtatttgttcttttaggtatttgctttattttacgTGCTTTTAACCAAAGATaattaaagtttgtttttaattaaatcatcTGGAAAAACTAACAATGCAGTATaggtgtaacacacacacacacacacacacacacacacacacaggaccagaATGCCCCCAACTAGAAAACGGTATTCTGTCCTGTCCCACCACCCCATCTTGGCCAAAAAAAGCTCAGAAATATAACATCATgtaatatatgttatatatttctcccacagtccaaatacatgCAGGCTAGGTTTATTCGGGAGTCTAAATTGCTCCTatatttgaatgtgtgagtgaatggtgataGTGCCCTGTGATTGTATAATATTCAAATTCTGTATTATTCTATTagaattacaattaaaaaattacattaatattacaACAGTAAtattaaatacacataaaataaataccagaaataataaaagttGACAAGGACAATTATTCAAACAAAATTGTAAAGCAATTACACTCCGTTGAAACTAAAGTTGAGATCAGagacaaaaaatgacagaacaaaaatattttcagttcctTGTGTAATACATTCAGGGTTTGAGGAGCATAACTTTTAAAATCACTTTGGTCCAAGTCCGAAGAAATTTGAGGAATTTGGAAAAACTCAACAGTCTTGTCGACAAAACTAGAGTCTGAAAAGGCAAATGTTTCATGACTCAAAGTGAAGTGAGGTAGAAGGGTAATTTGTGAAGGAgggctttataaataaacacacaaatagtGATCTCTTGTTACAGAGAAAAAGGGCCACCCACATTTTTTATACCGGACACAGTGATGAGTACTGCAACTGTTCCCACTAATACATCTAAGCACAGAATTATAAACGGCATCTAGGGGTCGCAGAGTGATACAAGCAAATGGTCAATAAATTACATCCCCATAATTACgcacaaaaagaaaagcagattCACAGTATTTTAACTCCCATTACAATTATTCTCTCATATAGGGATTACCATTAGGGGTACAAATTCTTCTTTTCCGTTTTTAAGTACTACGCCGCTAAGACTGATTCAATTCAGTTGTCCTCCTTTCTGATTGGACAATATTCCGTCAATGCTTCAGCCAATGGGTGAATAGATTATTGTTATAAGAACGACCCCCATCCACAATTCAAGttattctttaatttttttcaagatTGGCAGAATGAGTGGCCGAGGAAAAACTGGGGGTAAAACCAGAGCGAAAGCTAAGACCCGCTCTTCCAGAGCCGGTCTCCAGTTTCCGGTAGGTCGCGTTCACCGATTGCTTCGTAAAGGAAACTATGCTGAGCGTGTTGGTGCCGGTGCTCCAGTTTATCTGGCCGCCGTGCTCGAATACCTCACTGCTGAGATCCTGGAGTTGGCTGGTAACGCTGCCCGAGACAACAAGAAAACCCGCATCATTCCCAGACATCTGCAGCTGGCAGTGCGTAACGACGAAGAATTGAACAAACTTCTGGGAGGCGTCACTATCGCTCAGGGCGGAGTACTGCCGAACATCCAAGCTGTGCTGCTCCCCAAGAAAACCGAAAAGGCTGTGAAGGCAAAGTAATTTGCTTAGCTCCCACTAACCATTCACtcaaaggctcttttaagagccgCCCATATCTGTATAAAGAGCGCAAAGCTGCCATTTGAATTGACTGAAATAACTACGGTGTTAATCAATTTTTAGTTAATATCCTTGAGCCCCCAGTACACTAGTTTGTCAttccaaacacactgctgcttTCAGAAGACACTTCAGAACACTCGTTAGACATGTAATCAAAGCATCTAATAGTACAAACGTTCTGTCGCATGTCAAATTAGAAAAGTTCACAGTTCTGAGCGCCATTTAATAGTGTCGTGATTGGGTCTGAGTGATACAATACAGTGGATTGTGCTGGTCTGAGTTATGAGAgtaggaagtaaaaaaaaaaatgttgatgcTACGACTGGagtgtttattaaaaaatgttgaggattaatttttattaaaaatatgcgTGCTATTCGCTCACTTTAGCAATACTGTTTAACGAGACGTTAGAATAAATCAAGCGGTAAgagaaaagtttaattttttggCGGCAGAGGAAGCTgaagaaacaaagaaatggcCTCGGGGAATGAAGGCAGGATCTGGGCCAATGAGGATCCGTAAAAGCCTATCCAATGAGCTTCTAGCTGGTATGCTTTAAAATCGTGTGTTGAGGGCGTCCTGGGTTATATTTCGAAAAACAGGTATTGAGTAAGACACAATGGCTAGAACCAAGCAGACGGCACGTAAATCCACCGGTGGCAAAGCTCCGAGGAAACAGCTCGCCACTAAGGCGGCGCGTAAGAGCGCGCCTGCTACAGGCGGCGTGAAGAAGCCTCATCGTTACAGGCCTGGTACTGTAGCTCTGCGAGAAATTCGTCGCTATCAGAAATCTACTGAACTGTTGATTCGTAAGCTGCCCTTCCAGCGCCTTGTGAGGGAGATCGCTCAGGATTTCAAGACCGATCTTCGCTTCCAAAGTTCAGCTGTAATGGCTCTGCAGGAAGCGAGCGAGGCGTATCTGGTTGGTCTGTTTGAGGACACCAATCTGTGCGCAATTCATGCCAAGAGAGTGACCATCATGCCCAAGGATATCCAGCTGGCCCGCCGTATCCGTGGAGAGCGCGCTTAAGACTGCTTGACCTAACACAATTGGAACACCAAAGGCTCTTTTTAGAGCCACTTAAGAATTTGTCAGAACAGCAAATCTGTCCATGTTCTTTTAGCGTGTGCTGATGTgagatgtgtatatatacatgatATGCTGGTATGTAAGGATTAATACTCATGGGATTGCTAGTGTGAAGGCTTATTCTCTCCCCTGCCCTCAGTGAGCAGCCAAATAGGGGTGACATATTAATGCTTTATCTGAAGACTTAAGGGATACAACTTTGCTTATATCTGTTCACAGACTGCcagtgtgtgtcactgtgaaGTGAAGTTGTTTTGTAAGCACCAAGATGTGTCCAATATTGAAATGTGTGGAGGAGGGAATAATATAACATCTATTAATAAACTACCACAGAACAAAATAGATATGTATGAAATTGGTCTGAAACTTGATGTATGTATAAAATCAATCATGTTTGGTGTGTTTAGAGAAAACGTGTCACgtgaaacaaaacacattttttttggttggtaatttgtgtaataaattaaaaaaaatatggaagaCAAGGTGCAAAATGATTGTCAATCAAACTTATTAGTAGTGATGTAATTATGTGtagcaattaaataataatggatttaaaaagacaacaaaCTGGCAGTAAGCCAAACTAGTTGTTTCATCCTGTCTGTTCACCACGTGAGCAGtagccacccccacccctgcctcaCACAACCTTTGGAAGGAAAATCTTCTGGACcttaaaa
This window encodes:
- the LOC118216318 gene encoding histone H1-like; translation: MAEVAPAPAAAAPAKAPKKKAASKPKKAGPSVGELIVKAVSASKERNGVSLAALKKALVAGGYDVEKNNSRVKIAVRSLVTKGTLLQTKGTGASGSFKLNKTQPAAKKPAKKAAPKAKKPAVAKKAVAKKPAAKKSPKKKPAAAKVKKSPKKAKKPKAVAKKPAKSPKKTKKPAAAAKKATKSPKKAKAVKPKVAKPKSVKAKKAAPKKK
- the LOC118216313 gene encoding histone H2A-like — encoded protein: MSGRGKTGGKTRAKAKTRSSRAGLQFPVGRVHRLLRKGNYAERVGAGAPVYLAAVLEYLTAEILELAGNAARDNKKTRIIPRHLQLAVRNDEELNKLLGGVTIAQGGVLPNIQAVLLPKKTEKAVKAK
- the LOC118216310 gene encoding histone H3 — protein: MARTKQTARKSTGGKAPRKQLATKAARKSAPATGGVKKPHRYRPGTVALREIRRYQKSTELLIRKLPFQRLVREIAQDFKTDLRFQSSAVMALQEASEAYLVGLFEDTNLCAIHAKRVTIMPKDIQLARRIRGERA